The proteins below are encoded in one region of Candidatus Zixiibacteriota bacterium:
- a CDS encoding ankyrin repeat domain-containing protein — protein sequence MNIKRAFILCFLVSSSLAVQTQDIFKAAEKGDMSTIKMLLKKDPKLVTARDMKRTPGNTPLHFAASEGHTEVIEYMIEKGADVDTKSYFGITPLHVAAQNGQQKVIELLIKKGADIHAKGRSRHTPAFYAAFGGHLEIIELLLRNGIDINSKGMNGMTLLHSAASGGHLALTQYLVEKGMDVNTSNAFGRTPLHFAVSGGYKAVIELLLDKGSDINKKSLDMRTPLHLATLGNHQEVADLLIEKEADNRPWGFPVLEGEYLGQKPPGKIPEIFTPGIISTDGGDFAGTFSPDGEEFYYTANGGIKNLRMNTIMVTRRINNRWTEPEVAWFSGKTFDFEPHISPDGEKLYFGTRRPLEENGESTGMHQWVLNKSEMGWAEPKPLRTPFVENHVMYVSTANDGTIYFTGRDGIYLSRLDDGKYKKLQKLSNKINDDYNAAHPFIAPDESYLIFDAMPYGPQEGARLFISFREEDTTWTTPKNLSKVWGSRDPEMAASVSPDGKYIFFSREGNIYWVDAKVIDDLR from the coding sequence ATGAATATAAAAAGGGCCTTTATTCTCTGCTTTTTAGTCTCCTCTTCATTGGCCGTGCAGACCCAGGACATATTCAAAGCAGCTGAAAAAGGTGATATGTCAACCATCAAGATGCTATTGAAAAAAGATCCTAAATTGGTCACTGCCAGGGATATGAAAAGAACACCGGGCAACACACCACTCCACTTTGCGGCGTCAGAGGGTCATACAGAGGTCATCGAGTATATGATCGAAAAAGGGGCGGATGTAGATACGAAGTCCTATTTTGGCATAACTCCCCTTCATGTAGCCGCACAAAATGGTCAACAAAAAGTGATCGAGTTATTAATCAAAAAAGGGGCGGATATTCATGCCAAGGGCAGGAGTAGACATACGCCTGCTTTTTATGCTGCATTCGGAGGACACCTAGAGATTATTGAATTGTTATTACGAAATGGTATTGATATCAATAGTAAGGGTATGAATGGAATGACACTCCTTCACAGTGCAGCCTCTGGAGGACACTTAGCCCTCACTCAATATCTGGTTGAAAAAGGGATGGATGTGAATACTTCGAATGCTTTCGGCCGGACTCCGCTCCACTTTGCCGTTTCGGGTGGTTATAAGGCCGTGATAGAACTGTTGCTTGATAAAGGATCGGACATAAATAAAAAGAGCTTGGATATGAGAACACCCCTGCACCTCGCAACCCTAGGCAATCATCAGGAGGTCGCTGATCTGCTCATAGAAAAAGAAGCTGATAATAGACCATGGGGATTTCCGGTTCTGGAAGGCGAGTATCTGGGACAGAAGCCGCCAGGCAAAATACCTGAAATATTCACACCGGGGATCATCTCAACAGATGGAGGAGATTTTGCAGGAACTTTTTCTCCAGATGGCGAAGAGTTCTACTATACAGCGAACGGCGGGATTAAAAACCTGAGAATGAATACCATCATGGTCACAAGACGAATCAACAATCGATGGACCGAACCGGAGGTAGCGTGGTTCTCTGGAAAAACCTTTGATTTTGAACCGCATATCTCACCGGATGGAGAAAAACTCTATTTCGGGACAAGAAGGCCTCTCGAGGAAAACGGGGAATCAACAGGAATGCATCAATGGGTTTTAAACAAGTCCGAAATGGGATGGGCAGAACCAAAACCTCTGAGGACTCCATTTGTAGAAAACCATGTCATGTATGTCTCAACAGCCAACGATGGCACGATCTATTTTACAGGAAGGGATGGTATCTATTTATCAAGGCTGGACGATGGCAAATATAAAAAGCTTCAAAAACTATCCAACAAAATCAACGACGATTATAACGCGGCACACCCTTTCATCGCACCCGACGAGAGCTATCTGATATTCGATGCCATGCCCTATGGACCGCAAGAAGGCGCCAGGCTCTTTATCAGTTTCCGAGAAGAAGATACTACTTGGACAACGCCCAAGAATCTGAGTAAAGTCTGGGGATCTCGGGATCCAGAGATGGCTGCCAGCGTATCACCCGATGGAAAGTACATCTTTTTTTCTCGGGAAGGGAATATTTATTGGGTGGATGCCAAAGTGATTGACGACTTGAGATAG
- a CDS encoding ABC transporter permease has product MNKDQPDKLPQFAIWLLKAIARPDDFYYAAGDLSQIYASILRHKSPIVAWMWFWWEILRSLPGFMRNTIYWSIVMFKNYLKITGRNIKKQFGYFTITIAGLAVGMACSLLIMLWVQHELSFDSFHQNADRIYRPYLDVHFGTPIRVPVSSAPMGPAMVEEFPEIAATVRFSGDSRIAVTVGESEYFEDDVTFAENSLFQVFDFSMIRGDPMTALEEPFTTVLSESTARKYFGDADPIGQIIRFNGRDDYTVTGVFRDIPSNSHITFDIVRSHQTLVSTGSDYLNDWFDFNTTTYLIFEEGVDYHAVEQKMDDFANRHFGDLLAMGGSMKIYFQPLKDIYLHSDFGQDYGIVGNMTYVYSFTAVALFVLLIACINFVNLTTARSASRAREVGLRKTFGADRRKLIGQFLGEAVLYCLLAFALALILFELALPAFNNLAGCDISLEYFTNLELMLGLLGGAVLIGLLAGCYPAFYLSAFNPSQTLKKVPVSSKSGSGIRSALVVFQFSISIILIIGTLTIFSQIDFMKNQELGFDGAQVLVLPNVNSAVSNNFDVLLSELERAPGVAGVTASTRIPGRGISKSIYFPEGQMDDESQTMNYIGTDHEFLEVLGITLAEGRNFSPEITTDVSEAIIINEAAVRLIGWDEPLGKIIRTSPADDTEPNSVKRVIGVVKDFHQYSLQNPIEPLVIQYEREPLRDVSLKLAGISVTQSIEAIEQIWKQFAPGIPYDYFFLDEDFDRQYRKEVMLSKIVLYFCLLAIFIGCLGLLGMASYAAEQRTKEIGIRKVLGASTSGVVALLTRQFLGLAVISNIVAWPVAYFIMRKWLENFAYRIDLGLGIYAFATLLALTAALGTVVYQAIRAASANPVDSLKCE; this is encoded by the coding sequence ATGAACAAAGATCAACCTGATAAACTGCCCCAATTTGCCATCTGGTTGCTCAAAGCGATTGCCAGGCCTGATGATTTTTATTATGCGGCGGGCGATTTGAGCCAAATTTACGCTTCTATCCTTCGGCATAAGTCTCCGATTGTGGCATGGATGTGGTTCTGGTGGGAAATTCTAAGGTCTTTACCGGGGTTCATGAGGAACACTATTTACTGGAGTATCGTAATGTTTAAAAATTACTTAAAGATTACCGGGCGCAACATAAAGAAACAATTTGGATATTTCACTATCACCATTGCCGGCCTTGCGGTAGGAATGGCTTGCAGTCTTCTAATCATGCTCTGGGTACAGCATGAGTTGAGTTTTGACAGTTTTCATCAGAATGCCGATCGCATTTACAGACCATATCTTGATGTACACTTTGGTACGCCGATAAGGGTGCCTGTCAGCAGCGCTCCCATGGGTCCCGCCATGGTGGAAGAATTCCCTGAAATTGCGGCTACGGTCAGATTTTCGGGAGATTCCCGAATCGCCGTCACCGTCGGAGAGAGTGAGTATTTTGAGGATGATGTTACTTTTGCCGAAAATTCTCTATTCCAGGTTTTTGATTTCTCAATGATACGGGGAGACCCGATGACGGCTCTCGAAGAACCTTTTACAACCGTTTTATCTGAGTCAACGGCCCGGAAGTATTTTGGAGATGCAGATCCAATCGGCCAGATTATACGATTCAACGGAAGAGATGATTACACTGTGACCGGGGTATTTAGAGACATTCCTTCCAATTCCCATATCACGTTCGATATCGTTCGGTCTCACCAGACCCTGGTATCAACCGGCTCGGATTATTTGAATGATTGGTTCGATTTTAATACAACTACCTATTTAATTTTTGAGGAGGGTGTTGATTACCACGCTGTTGAGCAGAAAATGGACGACTTCGCAAACAGGCATTTTGGAGATCTGCTTGCAATGGGGGGCAGTATGAAAATCTACTTCCAGCCGTTAAAGGATATTTACTTGCATTCCGACTTTGGCCAAGATTACGGAATTGTTGGTAATATGACGTATGTTTACAGCTTTACGGCGGTTGCCTTATTTGTTCTTTTGATCGCCTGTATCAATTTTGTGAATCTGACAACCGCTCGTTCCGCTTCTCGCGCTCGTGAAGTTGGCCTTAGGAAAACATTTGGGGCTGATCGTAGAAAACTCATTGGGCAGTTTCTCGGTGAAGCTGTATTATACTGCCTGTTAGCCTTCGCTCTGGCATTAATATTATTTGAATTGGCTCTACCGGCGTTCAATAATCTCGCGGGATGTGACATAAGTCTCGAATATTTCACCAATCTCGAGTTGATGCTTGGATTACTCGGCGGGGCCGTATTGATCGGCTTGTTGGCCGGATGTTATCCTGCCTTTTATCTTTCGGCTTTTAATCCATCGCAGACTCTCAAAAAAGTACCGGTCTCCAGTAAATCAGGTTCAGGGATTCGTAGCGCCTTAGTCGTCTTTCAGTTTTCCATTTCTATTATTCTAATCATCGGAACGCTCACCATTTTTAGTCAGATTGATTTTATGAAAAACCAGGAACTGGGATTTGACGGCGCGCAGGTTCTGGTTTTGCCGAACGTAAATTCCGCAGTCAGTAATAATTTTGACGTTCTCCTGAGTGAACTGGAGAGAGCCCCGGGAGTCGCGGGAGTCACTGCGTCGACCAGAATCCCCGGGCGCGGAATTTCAAAATCAATCTATTTCCCCGAAGGTCAAATGGATGATGAATCCCAGACGATGAATTACATAGGCACTGATCATGAATTTTTGGAAGTCCTTGGTATAACTCTGGCTGAGGGTAGAAATTTTTCGCCAGAGATCACCACTGACGTCTCCGAGGCAATCATTATCAACGAAGCGGCGGTTCGATTGATAGGCTGGGATGAGCCCCTGGGCAAAATCATCCGTACCTCACCGGCAGATGACACGGAACCGAATTCAGTAAAACGAGTGATTGGTGTCGTTAAGGATTTTCATCAGTATTCACTCCAAAATCCAATTGAGCCTTTGGTAATTCAATATGAGCGGGAACCTTTGAGAGATGTCTCTCTCAAATTGGCCGGGATATCGGTCACTCAATCAATTGAGGCAATCGAGCAAATCTGGAAACAGTTCGCTCCGGGAATTCCTTATGACTATTTCTTCCTCGACGAGGATTTTGACCGGCAATATCGAAAAGAAGTAATGCTGAGTAAAATCGTGCTTTATTTCTGTCTGTTGGCAATATTTATCGGTTGCCTGGGACTGCTTGGAATGGCATCTTATGCCGCCGAGCAGAGAACCAAAGAGATTGGAATTCGCAAAGTACTCGGCGCATCAACTTCGGGTGTGGTGGCCTTGTTAACCCGACAGTTTTTAGGCCTTGCTGTAATTTCCAATATTGTTGCCTGGCCGGTTGCGTATTTTATCATGCGTAAATGGTTGGAGAATTTTGCTTATCGTATTGATCTCGGTCTGGGTATATATGCTTTTGCTACTTTATTGGCTTTAACTGCTGCGCTGGGGACAGTTGTTTACCAGGCGATTAGAGCGGCCTCGGCTAATCCAGTGGATAGTCTTAAATGCGAATAG